One Clostridia bacterium DNA segment encodes these proteins:
- a CDS encoding recombinase family protein → MRGVTYDRYSSDLQEDSSIEAQLRENYKYAKEHNIEVLHDYIDEERSGKFDTREQFQKMIADAKKGLFDVIIVHKIDRFARNRYDSAIYKAQLKRLGIKILYSAQHITDSPEGRLMEGILESFAEYYSDNLATEVLKGMKTTALRGNFTGGYPPLGYDIKDKKYVINEYEANIVRRIFDLYASGASYGDIFAEMKAKGYKTKFNADFGKNSLFSILSNKKYIGIMEYNKSLPRTPGHRNGHKTKAESEIVVAEGVIPQIVSKETWLKVQKRKLDSKHKAQNKAVEMYLLTGLLECGKCGSRMGGHRTSNSQKKIYSYYVCKTCGNKTKKERAENLTFEVMLNDMFSDNSIERYVARLNEFIKSKFDKTESELLRLKSVVSKLEKEINNIVNAIASGITSHALLDKLQTLEQAKKDTTFEMLNVKNAQEVMLYSPLEIKENLEQYKKYLRDKDVQNTKQFIKNFVKKTVCIDDIIIFTYCLDTTGAGEGT, encoded by the coding sequence TTGAGAGGAGTAACGTACGATAGATACTCTTCTGATTTACAAGAAGATAGTTCAATAGAAGCTCAGTTACGAGAAAACTATAAGTATGCCAAAGAGCATAATATAGAAGTTTTACATGACTATATTGATGAAGAAAGATCAGGTAAATTTGATACTAGAGAACAATTTCAGAAAATGATAGCTGATGCAAAAAAGGGATTGTTTGATGTTATAATCGTACATAAAATAGATAGATTTGCAAGAAATAGATATGATTCAGCTATTTATAAGGCTCAGCTAAAAAGGCTAGGAATAAAAATTCTATATTCAGCACAACACATAACTGATAGCCCTGAGGGCAGATTAATGGAAGGAATACTTGAAAGCTTTGCTGAGTATTATTCTGACAACCTTGCAACAGAAGTTCTAAAAGGAATGAAAACTACTGCTTTGCGTGGGAACTTTACTGGAGGGTATCCTCCTCTTGGTTATGATATCAAGGATAAAAAATATGTAATAAACGAGTATGAGGCCAACATAGTAAGAAGAATATTTGATTTATATGCTTCAGGTGCTTCATATGGTGATATTTTTGCTGAAATGAAAGCTAAGGGTTACAAGACTAAATTTAACGCTGATTTCGGCAAAAATAGCCTCTTTAGCATACTATCAAACAAAAAATATATTGGGATTATGGAATATAATAAATCCTTGCCAAGGACACCCGGCCATCGCAATGGGCATAAGACAAAAGCAGAAAGTGAAATAGTTGTTGCTGAAGGTGTAATTCCACAAATTGTTTCAAAAGAAACTTGGCTAAAAGTTCAGAAAAGAAAATTGGACAGCAAACATAAGGCTCAAAACAAGGCTGTAGAAATGTACCTTCTCACCGGCTTGCTTGAATGTGGTAAATGTGGTTCGAGAATGGGTGGCCACAGAACATCAAATAGTCAAAAGAAAATATATAGCTATTATGTATGTAAGACATGCGGTAACAAAACCAAAAAAGAAAGAGCAGAAAATCTAACTTTTGAAGTAATGCTTAATGATATGTTCTCAGATAATTCTATTGAACGCTATGTGGCAAGGTTAAATGAATTTATTAAAAGTAAATTTGATAAGACAGAGTCTGAATTACTGCGTTTGAAATCTGTTGTATCTAAACTAGAAAAAGAAATCAATAATATCGTTAATGCAATAGCCAGCGGTATTACGTCTCATGCATTACTTGATAAGCTTCAAACACTTGAGCAAGCTAAGAAAGACACCACGTTTGAAATGCTAAATGTAAAAAATGCTCAGGAAGTAATGTTGTATAGCCCACTGGAGATAAAAGAAAACTTAGAGCAATATAAAAAGTACTTAAGAGATAAAGATGTACAGAACACAAAGCAATTCATTAAAAATTTCGTTAAAAAAACAGTATGCATAGACGACATTATCATCTTTACATACTGTTTAGATACTACTGGTGCGGGCGAAGGGACTTGA
- a CDS encoding cyclic lactone autoinducer peptide, producing the protein MKFKILKVLSTMLTVLALVVASSASFWVFYQPREPKHIR; encoded by the coding sequence ATGAAGTTCAAAATTCTTAAGGTTTTATCCACAATGTTGACGGTGCTTGCGCTAGTAGTTGCATCGTCAGCATCTTTCTGGGTATTCTATCAACCTAGAGAACCAAAACACATTAGATAA